A segment of the Lelliottia amnigena genome:
GTGACCGGGGTGAACAAGCGCAGCCAACGCATCGGCAACGTGAAGCATGACGTGGGAATTATTCTGCTTCATCTAACCAGACTAACAGAATTGCCTCCAGAATTTTTTCACTGGATGCGCTGGGATCGTCATCAAAATCTTCCAGATCGCAGATCCACTGATGCATATCGGTGAATCGCACGGTCTTCGGATCGAGATCGGGGTTGGCATCGTACAACGCCTCGCCGATTTCGCGGCTATCAGTCCACTTCAGTCCCATACTAACCTCTGTTAATGCTCGCGGGCATGGTTAATCGTGTAACGAGGGAATTCGACCACCAGGTCTTCATCGGTGACGCGCGCCTGACAGCTCAAACGGCTATCGGGCTCCAGACCCCATGCCTTATCCAGCATGTCATCTTCGTCTTCCGTGCTTTCCGCAAGGGAGTCAAAACCTTCACGAACTACGCAGTGGCAGGTCGTACAGGCACAGGATTTTTCACAGGCGTGTTCCACCTCGATACCGTTGCGCAGGGCAACATCGAGGATGGTTTCGCCGGTCTCAGCTTCCAGAACTACGCCATCCGGACACAGGTCCGCATGAGGCAAAAAAACAATCTTTGGCATATTAAACCTCGTCCACGGACTGGCCTTTCAGCGCAACACGGACAGATTTATCCATGCGGCGAGCGGCGAAGTCCTGGGTTTCTTTATCAACGTTTTTAATCGCTTGTTCTATTGCGTCAGCGTCATTTTCTTCAGCAACGATCCGTAAATGGGCCGTTGCTTCATCAATCACCTGACGCTCTGCGGCGCTGAGCAGCGCGGCATCTGCAGTGAGTGCGCCTTCAAGACTTTCCAGTACGCGTGCGGCTTCCACTTTTTGTTCTGCCAGCATGCGCGCTTTCACGTCCTGTTCGGCATAGCTCATTGAATCCTGAATCATGGAGGCGATTTCGCTATCCGTCAGACCGTAAGACGGTTTTACCTGGATAGACGATTCGACACCGGTCGATTTTTCCATCGCCGTGACGTTCAGCAAACCGTCAGCATCGACCTGGAAAGTGACGCGAATATGCGCCCCACCCGCAGGTAATGCCGGAATACCCCGCAGCGCAAAACGCGCCAGCGAACGGCAATCCTGAACCAGCTCGCGCTCGCCCTGCATCACGTGGATCGACATCGCAGTTTGACCGTCTTTGAAGGTGGTAAATTCCTGCGCGCGCGCCACCGGAATGGTGGTGTTACGCGGGATCACTTTCTCGACCAGGCCACCCATGGTTTCTAAACCGAGGGAAAGCGGGATGACGTCCAGCAACAGCATTTCGCTGTCCGGCTTGTTGCCGACCAGAATATCAGCCTGGATAGCCGCGCCAATTGCCACGACTTTATCCGGGTCGATAGACGTCAGCGGCATGCGGCCGAAGAATTCACCCACGCGCTCGCGCACCAGCGGCACGCGGGTCGAACCACCAACCATGACCACTTCGAGCACTTCGCTGGCGTCGACATTTGCATCTTTCAGCGCACGACGACACGCCAACAGCGTGCGTTTAACCAGTGGGGCAATCAGTTCATTGAACCGATCGCGGGTGATTTCACCCTGCCAGCCCGCCACATTCACGGTGACAGCCTGGGCATCACTGAGCGCGATTTTCGCGTCAATGGCGGCATCCAGCAGTTCACGCTGTACGCGGACATCGCTACGGTCGGCGATACCCGACTGCTCGCGAATGTAATCTGCCAGCAGATGGTCGAAGTCATCGCCACCCAGCGCGGAATCACCGCCTGTCGCCAGTACTTCAAACACGCCACGGCTCAAGCGCAGAATGGAAATATCAAACGTCCCGCCGCCGAGATCGTACACGGCAATGACGCCTTCCTGACCGGAATCCAGACCGTAGGCGATCGCCGCAGCCGTCGGTTCATTCAGCAGACGCAATACGTGCAGGCCCGCCAGACGCGCGGCATCTTTGGTGCCCTGACGCTGTGCATCATCAAAATACGCGGGTACGGTGATCACGACGCCATCAAGATCGCCTTCAAGCGTCGCGGTCGCGCGCGCGGCCAGGGCTTTCAGGATATCGGCGGAAACGCGAATCGGGTTCAGCACTCCGGCATCGGTTGCGATCATCGGCAGGCCGTTTTCACTCGCCTGGAGTTGATACGGCAGATGTGGATAGCGTTGTTGAATATCCGCCAGCGAGCGGCCCATCATGCGTTTAACGGAGCTGATGGTGTTGGCAGGATCTTTCGCCGCGTTGGTACGCGCGTCATATCCCACCGAGTGGCCCTGCTGCTGGTAGTAGACGACGGACGGCAGCAGATGACGCCCTTCGGCGTCGGCCAGCGTTTCAGCCTGGCCGCTACGAACGGTCGCCACGAGGGAATTGGTGGTGCCTAAGTCAATGCCCACCGCCAGACGACGCTGGTGTGGTGCGGCGCTTAAGCCAGGCTCACTAATTTGTAATAAGGCCATAATCGCTTCCGAAATTAAAAATCGAGCAGTTTTTCTTCGAGTTGTTCTGCGCTGCTTCGTAGTTTATCGAGAAAACGCAGCTTGCGTACAGAGTCGGCCGCCACGTCCCACGTCTCGTGATTCAGTTGTTCAACCATCTGCTGATGGCGGGAATCGAACATTCCCTTCACCCGCTTGATGAAGCTTTCCAGACGCGCTTCGTCTTTCGCCTGGCCGATTTCATCCAGCTCTTCACGCAGCTCCAGCTGTTCCATCAGGAACGCGGTGTCACGTACAGTGTGCTGTTCGCTCGTCAGATCAAAACCGTGCAGGCAAAGCAGATACTCCGCGCGAGCCAATGGGTTACGCAGAGTTTGCCATGCCTGATTGATGGTTGCAGACTGTGATACAGCCGCCAGTTGCTCCGCCGGGGTACCGCTGGCGAATTTATCCGGATGGAATTGACGTTGCAAATCCTGAAAACGGATCGTCAGCGCGGGAAGATCAATCGAGTACTGGGCGGGCAACCCAAAGAGGGTGAAATAATCCATAACAATCTCAGGGTTAGCCTGTTAAAACAAACCCCACTGCAGGAGCGCTGCGCGTGGGGTTATACCTTCTTCCTTCACGTTGCAAATGCGTTGTCTTCACTTGTTCACCCCCAGTCACTTACTCAAGTAAGCTTCTGGGGTTCACCCGCTTGCCGCCTTTCTGCAACACGAATTATCGGTATAACAGCGGATCGCGACTATACGTGGAAGCTTTCGCCGCAACCGCACTCATCTTTTACGTTCGGGTTGGTGAATTTAAACCCTTCGTTCAGGCCTTCTTTGACGAAGTCCAGCTGAGTGCCGTCGAGGAATTGCAAGCTCTTGCCATCGATCACTACCTTCACGCCT
Coding sequences within it:
- the fdx gene encoding ferredoxin, 2Fe-2S type, ISC system; protein product: MPKIVFLPHADLCPDGVVLEAETGETILDVALRNGIEVEHACEKSCACTTCHCVVREGFDSLAESTEDEDDMLDKAWGLEPDSRLSCQARVTDEDLVVEFPRYTINHAREH
- the iscX gene encoding Believed to be involved in assembly of Fe-S clusters; this encodes MGLKWTDSREIGEALYDANPDLDPKTVRFTDMHQWICDLEDFDDDPSASSEKILEAILLVWLDEAE
- the hscA gene encoding chaperone protein HscA; amino-acid sequence: MALLQISEPGLSAAPHQRRLAVGIDLGTTNSLVATVRSGQAETLADAEGRHLLPSVVYYQQQGHSVGYDARTNAAKDPANTISSVKRMMGRSLADIQQRYPHLPYQLQASENGLPMIATDAGVLNPIRVSADILKALAARATATLEGDLDGVVITVPAYFDDAQRQGTKDAARLAGLHVLRLLNEPTAAAIAYGLDSGQEGVIAVYDLGGGTFDISILRLSRGVFEVLATGGDSALGGDDFDHLLADYIREQSGIADRSDVRVQRELLDAAIDAKIALSDAQAVTVNVAGWQGEITRDRFNELIAPLVKRTLLACRRALKDANVDASEVLEVVMVGGSTRVPLVRERVGEFFGRMPLTSIDPDKVVAIGAAIQADILVGNKPDSEMLLLDVIPLSLGLETMGGLVEKVIPRNTTIPVARAQEFTTFKDGQTAMSIHVMQGERELVQDCRSLARFALRGIPALPAGGAHIRVTFQVDADGLLNVTAMEKSTGVESSIQVKPSYGLTDSEIASMIQDSMSYAEQDVKARMLAEQKVEAARVLESLEGALTADAALLSAAERQVIDEATAHLRIVAEENDADAIEQAIKNVDKETQDFAARRMDKSVRVALKGQSVDEV
- the hscB gene encoding co-chaperone HscB, whose translation is MDYFTLFGLPAQYSIDLPALTIRFQDLQRQFHPDKFASGTPAEQLAAVSQSATINQAWQTLRNPLARAEYLLCLHGFDLTSEQHTVRDTAFLMEQLELREELDEIGQAKDEARLESFIKRVKGMFDSRHQQMVEQLNHETWDVAADSVRKLRFLDKLRSSAEQLEEKLLDF